The Carcharodon carcharias isolate sCarCar2 chromosome 15, sCarCar2.pri, whole genome shotgun sequence genome includes a window with the following:
- the anks4b gene encoding ankyrin repeat and SAM domain-containing protein 4B produces the protein MTDRYHKAARDGYLGPLKEATRRDLNNPDEDGMTPTLWAAYHGHLEALQLICSRGGDPDICDIWGNTPLHHASTNGHLHIVTFLVNFGANIWALDNDFHSAMDAAANKDRMECVRFLDTAATKQTIMNPKQVARLKEKAIKDSEKQIKVCERRKKKHQNRMNKKYSQEMESQRNGAAPLQSGTVSSVSDLFKVGGSQRIGSISSIMKGSLQKRLQKKDNSKSIMEQQLGKDVIFVSQEGSSGIRANVLDVFNERDEENAASLNLKCSEHDNFGHESLFNRPGLGNMLFRRNFGLGLNVEEEMFSNNEVEDVGSKLRNEVLNPKESFTDPETFHGFNEEQEDDLPWNEDDIGLDDDEPETTPLETFLASQNMTEFVPILAREQIDLDSLMLCTDGDLKGIHLPLGPRKKIISAVERRKLIFETPNKLVDTVL, from the exons ATGACTGACAGGTACCACAAGGCAGCCAGGGATGGCTACCTCGGCCCCCTTAAGGAGGCCACCAGGAGGGATCTCAACAATCCGGATGAGGATGGGATGACCCCGACCCTTTGGGCGGCGTATCACGGGCATCTGGAGGCTCTTCAGCTCATCTGTAGCAGAGG AGGCGATCCTGATATATGCGATATCTGGGGCAATACCCCTTTGCACCATGCTTCAACCAATGGCCACCTTCACATTGTCACTTTCTTGGTCAACTTTGGTGCAAACATTTGGGCTTTGGATAATGATTTCCATTCTGCCATGGATGCTGCAGCCAATAAGGATCGAATGGAATGTGTCCGCTTCCTGGACACAGCTGCCACCAAGCAAACCATCATGAATCCTAAACAAGTTGCCAGGCTAAAGGAGAAGGCGATAAAGGACAGCGAAAAACAGATCAAAGTGTGTGAAAGGCGCAAGAAAAAGCACCAAAATCGGATGAACAAGAAATATAGCCAGGAGATGGAAAGCCAAAGGAATGGTGCTGCCCCCTTACAGAGTGGGACTGTATCTAGTGTCAGTGATCTTTTCAAAGTAGGTGGATCACAACGCATAGGTAGCATTTCTTCCATCATGAAAGGATCCCTGCAGAAGAGACTTCAGAAGAAGGATAACAGCAAAAGCATCATGGAGCAGCAACTAGGAAAGGATGTCATCTTTGTCAGTCAAGAAGGGAGCAGTGGGATTCGGGCCAATGTACTGGATGTGTTTAatgaaagagatgaggagaatgcagCCTCTCTCAATTTGAAATGCTCTGAACATGATAATTTTGGCCATGAGTCTCTCTTCAATCGACCTGGTTTGGGGAATATGCTCTTCAGAAGGAATTTTGGCTTGGGTTTGAATGTGGAAGAGGAAATGTTCAGCAACaatgaggtggaagatgttggTTCCAAATTGCGTAATGAAGTATTGAATCCCAAGGAAAGTTTTACTGATCCTGAAACGTTTCATGGATTCAATGAAGAACAGGAAGATGATTTGCCCTGGAATGAGGATGATATAGGTCTAGATGATGACGAGCCTGAGACAACGCCACTTGAAACTTTCTTGGCATCTCAGAACATGACAGAGTTCGTCCCGATCCTGGCAAGAGAGCAGATTGACCTGGATTCCCTCATGCTGTGCACTGATGGAGATTTGAAAGGCATCCATCTGCCACTTGGACCACGGAAAAAGATTATTTCTGCAGTGGAAAGAAGAAAATTAATCTTTGAAACACCAAACAAACTAGTGGATACTGTATT GTAA
- the LOC121288588 gene encoding peroxisomal membrane protein PMP34 isoform X1, with the protein MKASAGSPLASYETLVHAVAGVVGSVTATTTFFPLDTARIRLQVDEKRKSSSTPVILAEIVKEEGLSALYRGLFPVISSVCCSNFVYFYTFNSLKAILVKGNGRATPSKDLLMGCIAGATNVVLTTPMWVVNTRLKLQGAKFRKEDVHQTEYKGILDAFQQIITNEGVGTLWNGILPSLILVCNPGIQFMFYEGLKRKASKAGRRIPSWEIFMIGAIAKAIATMATYPLQTVQAILRFEPNKRKSKNTFQESVRTVINLLSERIKKGGFSGLYKGLEAKLLQTVFTAALMFLVYERIAGITFKIMGLSKVAKH; encoded by the exons ATGAAGGCCTCTGCCGGGTCCCCCCTCGCTTCCTACGAGACACTTGTCCATGCTGTGGCCGGGGTTGTG GGTAGTGTGACTGCCACAACAACGTTTTTCCCTTTGGACACTGCGAGGATACGACTTCAAG TTGATGAAAAACGTAAATCCAGCTCCACACCTGTGATACTGGCAGAAATTGTGAAAGAGGAAGGCTT ATCAGCTCTGTATCGTGGATTGTTCCCTGTCATTTCTAGTGTTTGCTGTTCGAACTTTGTTTACTTCTACACATTCAACAGCCTGAAAGCAATATTGGTGAAGGGTAATGGCAGGGCTACACCAAGCAAAGATCTGCTGATGGGTTGCATTGCAG GTGCTACTAATGTTGTCCTAACAACACCAATGTGGGTAGTCAATACAAGATTGAAACTGCAAGGAGCAAAGTTTCGAAAAGAGGATGTCCATCAGACTGAGTACAAAGGTATTCTCG ATGCCTTTCAACAGATCATCACAAACGAAGGTGTGGGAACTCTCTGGAATGGGATCCTACCATCCCTTATCTTGGTCTGTAATCCTGGAATCCAGTTCATGTTTTATGAGGGGTTGAAACGAAAAGCCAGCAAAGCAGGGAGACGG ATACCGTCCTGGGAAATATTTATGATTGGAGCCATAGCAAAAGCGATTGCCACGATGGCGACCTACCCCTTGCAGACTGTGCAGGCTATATTACGG TTTGAACCAAATAAAAGGAAGTCAAAGAATACATTTCAGGAGAGCGTCCGTACAGTTATTAACTTGCTATCCGAGAGGATTAA AAAAGGTGGTTTCTCAGGGCTCTACAAGGGTCTTGAAGCCAAGTTACTTCAGACAGTTTTTACTGCCGCTCTTATGTTTCTGGTCTACGAAAGGATTGCAGGAATTACCTTCAAAATCATGGGATTATCTAAGGTGGCCAAGCACTAA
- the dxo gene encoding decapping and exoribonuclease protein yields the protein MDRQFNTSRGSSSSGVFKRKASDAQETEIKLLRTDTDKQCISHTNNEDNCELVLPVQPDYYDKSFPDYRQPVEIGCFSLDSHRQLYNDARQLKYCVKPINKNPNFNLRDGYKDRYIKRNDNIKEKLDHILKWILLNKHKFPMLSGDDKPPALSNQLHTDFITWRGHLTKILTTPYENREGWLLAVTRFNGTYYMSEVETEEAKRQREQRTEMQEELMYGGYKFEQYLCADKPGGNPNPAGVVNTNEAYCCVVRTRLNGHSLVFSGEVDCKDDSDPRLKAPQCYVELKTSREIYSPNQERNFHRFKLIKWWAQSFLPGVPRIIAGFRDDNGVVVSLQSFETMKIHHLVKNEQNCWKPAVCLNFCNAFLSFVKKVVTQDDPRMVTLFSWEPGKDISYTVHTDHTYTFIPDWYVDSMIVQEGN from the exons ATGGATCGACAGTTCAACACCAGTAGGGGATCATCTAGTAGTGGAGTCTTTAAACGAAAAGCAAGTGATGCACAAGAGACTGAGATTAAATTACTGAGGACGGATACTGATAAACAATGcatttcacacacaaacaatgagGACAATTGTGAACTTGTCCTTCCTGTACAGCCAGACTATTATGACAAGAGCTTTCCTGATTACAGGCAGCCGGTTGAGATTGGCTGTTTCTCATTAGATTCACATCGCCAACTCTACAATGATGCCAGGCAGCTAAAATACTGCGTGAAACCCATCAACAAGAATCCAAATTTCAATCTGCGGGATGGTTACAAAGACAGATACATAAAAAGGAACGATAACATTAAGGAAAAGCTGGACCATATCCTGAAGTGGATACTACTGAACAAACACAAATTTCCTATGCTGTCTGGGGATGATAAACCACCTGCTTTGTCAAA TCAGCTACATACCGACTTCATCACCTGGAGAGGGCATCTGACTAAAATTCTAACCACCCCTTATGAGAACCGGGAGGGCTGGCTGTTGGCAGTGACTCGATTTAATGGAACCTATTACATGAGTGAGGTAGAGACAGAGGAAGCCAAACGGCAGAGAGAGCAGAGGACTGAAATGCAGGAGGAATTGATGTATGGAGGATACAAGTTTGAGCAGTATTTATGTGCCG ATAAACCAGGTGGGAATCCTAATCCAGCAGGTGTGGTAAACACCAACGAAGCATATTGTTGTGTGGTTCGAACTCGGCTGAACGGCCACTCACTCGTATTTTCCGGTGAGGTGGACTGCAAAGATGATTCTGACCCGAGGTTAAAGGCCCCACAGTGTTATGTGGAGCTAAAAACAAGCAGGGAGATTTACAGTCCAAACCAAGAGAGGAATTTTCACAG ATTTAAATTGATCAAATGGTGGGCACAGTCCTTTTTACCTGGAGTACCTCGGATAATCGCAGGCTTTAGAGATGATAATGGAGTGGTTGTTTCACTTCAGTCTTTCGAAACAATGAAGATTCATCACCTTGTCAAG AATGAACAGAATTGCTGGAAGCCTGCAGTGTGTCTAAATTTCTGCAACGCTTTTCTGTCCTTTGTGAAGAAGGTGGTGACCCAAGATGATCCCCG GATGGTGACCCTTTTCTCCTGGGAGCCTGGTAAAGATATTTCGTATACAGTGCACACAGATCACACTTACACTTTCATACCAGACTGGTATGTGGATAGTATGATTGTACAGGAAGGTAACTAG
- the LOC121288588 gene encoding peroxisomal membrane protein PMP34 isoform X2, which produces MKASAGSPLASYETLVHAVAGVVGSVTATTTFFPLDTARIRLQVDEKRKSSSTPVILAEIVKEEGLSALYRGLFPVISSVCCSNFVYFYTFNSLKAILVKGNGRATPSKDLLMGCIAGATNVVLTTPMWVVNTRLKLQGAKFRKEDVHQTEYKGILDAFQQIITNEGVGTLWNGILPSLILVCNPGIQFMFYEGLKRKASKAGRRFEPNKRKSKNTFQESVRTVINLLSERIKKGGFSGLYKGLEAKLLQTVFTAALMFLVYERIAGITFKIMGLSKVAKH; this is translated from the exons ATGAAGGCCTCTGCCGGGTCCCCCCTCGCTTCCTACGAGACACTTGTCCATGCTGTGGCCGGGGTTGTG GGTAGTGTGACTGCCACAACAACGTTTTTCCCTTTGGACACTGCGAGGATACGACTTCAAG TTGATGAAAAACGTAAATCCAGCTCCACACCTGTGATACTGGCAGAAATTGTGAAAGAGGAAGGCTT ATCAGCTCTGTATCGTGGATTGTTCCCTGTCATTTCTAGTGTTTGCTGTTCGAACTTTGTTTACTTCTACACATTCAACAGCCTGAAAGCAATATTGGTGAAGGGTAATGGCAGGGCTACACCAAGCAAAGATCTGCTGATGGGTTGCATTGCAG GTGCTACTAATGTTGTCCTAACAACACCAATGTGGGTAGTCAATACAAGATTGAAACTGCAAGGAGCAAAGTTTCGAAAAGAGGATGTCCATCAGACTGAGTACAAAGGTATTCTCG ATGCCTTTCAACAGATCATCACAAACGAAGGTGTGGGAACTCTCTGGAATGGGATCCTACCATCCCTTATCTTGGTCTGTAATCCTGGAATCCAGTTCATGTTTTATGAGGGGTTGAAACGAAAAGCCAGCAAAGCAGGGAGACGG TTTGAACCAAATAAAAGGAAGTCAAAGAATACATTTCAGGAGAGCGTCCGTACAGTTATTAACTTGCTATCCGAGAGGATTAA AAAAGGTGGTTTCTCAGGGCTCTACAAGGGTCTTGAAGCCAAGTTACTTCAGACAGTTTTTACTGCCGCTCTTATGTTTCTGGTCTACGAAAGGATTGCAGGAATTACCTTCAAAATCATGGGATTATCTAAGGTGGCCAAGCACTAA